A stretch of Suncus etruscus isolate mSunEtr1 chromosome 9, mSunEtr1.pri.cur, whole genome shotgun sequence DNA encodes these proteins:
- the LOC126017749 gene encoding olfactory receptor 5W2-like, with translation MAVENCSVFIEFIFLGLSSRQDVQLGLFVLFLFVYGTTVVANVGMILLIKMDSRLHTPMYYFLSNLSFCDVCYSSSISPKMLVDFLSEKKRIPYSFCTIQMYIFAAFGDIECLMLAVMAYDRYVAICNPLLYTVAMSRRLSSFLMFLTYFMGFLDSTIHTCLAFRLSFCNSNVINHFFCDIPPLISLSTSDTSINEIMLFICGTLILGISIFTVFLSYTYIIATVLRMKSAEGRRKAFSTCASHLSTVALFHGTLLYMYLRPSSSYSMDTDKMTSVFYTVIIPMLNPLIYSLRNKDVKGALKKAISTKLFLG, from the coding sequence ATGGCGGTGGAGAACTGCTCTGTGTTTATTGAGTTCATCTTCTTAGGACTTTCTAGCAGACAGGATGTGCAATTAGGactctttgtgttgtttctctttgtttatgGCACAACTGTGGTTGCCAATGTAGGGATGATCCTGCTGATCAAGATGGACTCCAGACTCCACACTCCCATGTACTATTTCCTGAGCAACCTGTCCTTCTGTGATGTCTGTTACTCCTCCTCTATCTCTCCCAAGATGCTGGTTGATTTCTTATCTGAGAAAAAGAGAATTCCATATAGTTTCTGTACAATTCAAATGTATATTTTTGCTGCCTTTGGTGACATAGAATGTCTCATGTTGGCTGTAATGGCATATGACCGTTATGTAGCTATTTGCAACCCACTTCTTTATACAGTTGCCATGTCCAGAAGactctcttccttccttatgttCCTTACCTATTTTATGGGCTTTCTAGACTCTACAATTCACACCTGCTTAGCTTTTCGGTTGTCCTTCTGCAATTCCAATGTCATCAACCACTTCTTCTGTGACATCCCTCCCTTGATTTCCCTTTCTACCTCAGACACATCCATTAATGAGATAATGTTATTCATCTGTGGTACCCTTATTCTGGGGATTAGTATCTTCACAGTCTTCCTCTCTTACACCTACATCATAGCTACAGTTCTCAGAATGAAATCAGCTGAGGGGAGACGCAAAGCCTTCTCTACCTGTGCTTCCCACTTAAGCACAGTGGCTCTCTTCCATGGCACACTTCTCTATATGTATTTGCGACCCAGCTCTAGTTACTCCATGGACACCGACAAAATGACTTCTGTTTTTTACACTGTTATCATCCCTATGTTAAACCCATTGATCTATAGCTTAAGAAATAAGGATGTAAAAGGTGCCCTGAAAAAGGCAATCAGCACTAAGTTATTTCTTGGGTAA